The following proteins come from a genomic window of Acinonyx jubatus isolate Ajub_Pintada_27869175 chromosome C1, VMU_Ajub_asm_v1.0, whole genome shotgun sequence:
- the DVL1 gene encoding segment polarity protein dishevelled homolog DVL-1 isoform X1 codes for MAETKIIYHMDEEETPYLVKLPVAPERVTLADFKNVLSNRPVHAYKFFFKSMDQDFGVVKEEISDDNAKLPCFNGRVVSWLVLAEGAHSDAGSQSTDGHTDLPPPLERTGGIGDSRPPSFHPNVASSRDCMDNDTGTESMVSHRRERARRRNREEAARTNGHPRGDRRRELGLPADSASTVLSSELESSSFIDSDEDDNTSRLSSSTEQSTSSRLIRKHKRRRRKQRLRQTDRASSFSSITDSTMSLNIITVTLNMERHHFLGISIVGQSNDRGDGGIYIGSIMKGGAVAADGRIEPGDMLLQVNDINFESMSNDDAVRVLREIVSQTGPISLTVAKCWDPTPRSYFTIPRADPVRPIDPAAWLSHTAALTGALPRYGTSPCSSAVTRTSSSSLTSSVPGAPQLEEAPLTVKSDMGAVVRVMKLPDSGLEIRDRMWLKITIANAVIGADVVDWLYTHVEGFKERREARKYASSMLKRGFLRHTVNKITFSEQCYYVFGDLCSNLAALNLNSGSSGASDQDTLAPLPHPAAPWPLGQGYPYQYPGPPPCFPPAYQDPGFSYGSGSAGSQQSEGSKSSGSTRSAGGSSRRALGREKERRAAGAGGSGSESDHAAPSGVAGSGWRERPASQLSRGSSPHSQASAAAPGLPPLYPLTKAYSAVGGPPGGPPVRELAAVPPELTGSRQSFQKAMGNPCEFFVDIM; via the exons atGGCGGAGACCAAGATCATCTATCACATGGATGAGGAGGAGACGCCGTACCTGGTCAAGCTGCCCGTGGCGCCCGAGCGCGTCACTCTGGCCGACTTCAAGAATGTGCTCAGCAACCGGCCCGTGCACGCTTACAAATTCTTCTTCAAGTCCATGGACCAGGACTTCGG GGTGGTAAAGGAGGAGATCTCTGATGATAACGCCAAGCTGCCCTGCTTCAACGGCCGCGTGGTCTCTTGG CTGGTCCTGGCTGAGGGCGCGCACTCAGACGCAGGGTCTCAGAGCACTGATGGCCATACAGACCTGCCCCCGCCTCTTGAGAGGACGGGCGGCATTGGGGATTCCCGGCCCCCTTCTTTCCA CCCCAATGTAGCGAGCAGCCGTGATTGCATGGACAACGACACTGGCACGGAGTCCATGGTCAGCCACCGGCGGGAGAGAGCCCGACGCCGGAACCGTGAAGAGG CTGCCCGGACCAATGGGCACCCGAGGGGGGACCGGCGGCGAGAGCTGGGGCTGCCCGCCGACAGCGCGTCCACCGTGCTGAGCAGTGAGCTTGAGTCCAGTAGTTTCATCGACTCAGACGAGGATGACAACACAAGCCG ACTGAGCAGCTCCACGGAGCAGAGCACCTCCTCCCGGCTCATCCGGAAGCACAAGCGCCGGCGGCGGAAGCAGCGCCTGCGGCAGACGGACCGT GCCTCTTCCTTTAGCAGCATCACGGACTCTACTATGTCCCTGAACATCATCACCGTCACGCTCAACATGG AGAGGCACCACTTCCTAGGCATCAGTATCGTGGGGCAGAGCAACGACCGGGGAGACGGCGGCATCTATATCGGCTCCATCATGAAGGGCGGGGCCGTGGCTGCCGACGGCCGCATTGAGCCCGGGGACATGCTGTTGCAG gtgAATGACATCAATTTCGAGAGCATGAGCAACGATGACGCTGTGCGGGTGCTGCGGGAGATCGTGTCCCAGACGGG gcCCATCAGCCTCACGGTGGCCAAGTGCTGGGACCCAACCCCCCGGAGCTACTTCACCATCCCGAGGG CTGACCCGGTTCGGCCCATCGACCCTGCCGCCTGGCTGTCCCACACGGCGGCGCTGACCGGAGCCCTGCCCCGCTATGGTACGAGCCCCTGCTCCAGCGCCGTCACGCGTACCAGCTCCTCCTCACTAACCAGCTCTGTGCCCGGTGCTCCGC aGCTGGAGGAGGCGCCGCTGACGGTGAAGAGTGACATGGGTGCTGTGGTGCGTGTCATGAAGCTGCCAGACTCGGGCCTGGAGATCCGAGACCGCATGTGGCTCAAGATCACCATCGCCAATGCCGTCATCG GGGCGGACGTGGTGGACTGGCTGTACACGCACGTGGAGGGCTTCAAGGAACGGCGCGAGGCCCGCAAGTACGCCAGCAGCATGCTGAAGCGTGGCTTCCTGCGGCACACGGTGAACAAGATCACCTTCTCGGAGCAGTGCTACTACGTCTTCGGGGACCTGTGCAGCA ATCTCGCAGCCCTGAACCTCAACAGTGGTTCCAGTGGGGCCTCGGATCAGGACACGCTGGCCCCGCTGCCCCATCCAGCTGCCCCCTGGCCCCTGGGTCAGGGCTACCCCTACCAGTACCCGGGCCCCCCGCCCTGCTTCCCACCTGCATACCAGGACCCTGGCTTCAGCTATGGCAGCGGCAGTGCTGGGAGTCAGCAGAGTGAAG GAAGCAAAAGCAGTGGGTCCACCCGGAGCGCCGGCGGCAGCAGCCGGCGGGCACTGGGCCGCGAGAAGGAGCGCCGGGCGGCTGGAGCCGGAGGCAGTGGCAGCGAGTCGGACCATGCAGCACCGAGTGGGGTCGCTGGCAGCGGCTGGAGGGAGCGTCCGGCTAGTCAGCTCAGCCGGGGCAGCAGCCCACACAGTCAGGCCTCGGCTGCCGCCCCGGGCCTCCCCCCACTGTACCCCCTGACAAAGGCATACTCGGCGGTGGGGGGGCCGCCTGGGGGGCCACCTGTCCGGGAGCTGGCTGCTGTTCCCCCAGAGCTGACGGGCAGCCGCCAGTCCTTCCAGAAGGCCATGGGAAACCCCTGTGAATTTTTTGTTGACATCATGTGA
- the DVL1 gene encoding segment polarity protein dishevelled homolog DVL-1 isoform X2, protein MAETKIIYHMDEEETPYLVKLPVAPERVTLADFKNVLSNRPVHAYKFFFKSMDQDFGVVKEEISDDNAKLPCFNGRVVSWLVLAEGAHSDAGSQSTDGHTDLPPPLERTGGIGDSRPPSFHPNVASSRDCMDNDTGTESMVSHRRERARRRNREEAARTNGHPRGDRRRELGLPADSASTVLSSELESSSFIDSDEDDNTSRLSSSTEQSTSSRLIRKHKRRRRKQRLRQTDRASSFSSITDSTMSLNIITVTLNMERHHFLGISIVGQSNDRGDGGIYIGSIMKGGAVAADGRIEPGDMLLQVNDINFESMSNDDAVRVLREIVSQTGPISLTVAKCWDPTPRSYFTIPRADPVRPIDPAAWLSHTAALTGALPRYELEEAPLTVKSDMGAVVRVMKLPDSGLEIRDRMWLKITIANAVIGADVVDWLYTHVEGFKERREARKYASSMLKRGFLRHTVNKITFSEQCYYVFGDLCSNLAALNLNSGSSGASDQDTLAPLPHPAAPWPLGQGYPYQYPGPPPCFPPAYQDPGFSYGSGSAGSQQSEGSKSSGSTRSAGGSSRRALGREKERRAAGAGGSGSESDHAAPSGVAGSGWRERPASQLSRGSSPHSQASAAAPGLPPLYPLTKAYSAVGGPPGGPPVRELAAVPPELTGSRQSFQKAMGNPCEFFVDIM, encoded by the exons atGGCGGAGACCAAGATCATCTATCACATGGATGAGGAGGAGACGCCGTACCTGGTCAAGCTGCCCGTGGCGCCCGAGCGCGTCACTCTGGCCGACTTCAAGAATGTGCTCAGCAACCGGCCCGTGCACGCTTACAAATTCTTCTTCAAGTCCATGGACCAGGACTTCGG GGTGGTAAAGGAGGAGATCTCTGATGATAACGCCAAGCTGCCCTGCTTCAACGGCCGCGTGGTCTCTTGG CTGGTCCTGGCTGAGGGCGCGCACTCAGACGCAGGGTCTCAGAGCACTGATGGCCATACAGACCTGCCCCCGCCTCTTGAGAGGACGGGCGGCATTGGGGATTCCCGGCCCCCTTCTTTCCA CCCCAATGTAGCGAGCAGCCGTGATTGCATGGACAACGACACTGGCACGGAGTCCATGGTCAGCCACCGGCGGGAGAGAGCCCGACGCCGGAACCGTGAAGAGG CTGCCCGGACCAATGGGCACCCGAGGGGGGACCGGCGGCGAGAGCTGGGGCTGCCCGCCGACAGCGCGTCCACCGTGCTGAGCAGTGAGCTTGAGTCCAGTAGTTTCATCGACTCAGACGAGGATGACAACACAAGCCG ACTGAGCAGCTCCACGGAGCAGAGCACCTCCTCCCGGCTCATCCGGAAGCACAAGCGCCGGCGGCGGAAGCAGCGCCTGCGGCAGACGGACCGT GCCTCTTCCTTTAGCAGCATCACGGACTCTACTATGTCCCTGAACATCATCACCGTCACGCTCAACATGG AGAGGCACCACTTCCTAGGCATCAGTATCGTGGGGCAGAGCAACGACCGGGGAGACGGCGGCATCTATATCGGCTCCATCATGAAGGGCGGGGCCGTGGCTGCCGACGGCCGCATTGAGCCCGGGGACATGCTGTTGCAG gtgAATGACATCAATTTCGAGAGCATGAGCAACGATGACGCTGTGCGGGTGCTGCGGGAGATCGTGTCCCAGACGGG gcCCATCAGCCTCACGGTGGCCAAGTGCTGGGACCCAACCCCCCGGAGCTACTTCACCATCCCGAGGG CTGACCCGGTTCGGCCCATCGACCCTGCCGCCTGGCTGTCCCACACGGCGGCGCTGACCGGAGCCCTGCCCCGCTATG aGCTGGAGGAGGCGCCGCTGACGGTGAAGAGTGACATGGGTGCTGTGGTGCGTGTCATGAAGCTGCCAGACTCGGGCCTGGAGATCCGAGACCGCATGTGGCTCAAGATCACCATCGCCAATGCCGTCATCG GGGCGGACGTGGTGGACTGGCTGTACACGCACGTGGAGGGCTTCAAGGAACGGCGCGAGGCCCGCAAGTACGCCAGCAGCATGCTGAAGCGTGGCTTCCTGCGGCACACGGTGAACAAGATCACCTTCTCGGAGCAGTGCTACTACGTCTTCGGGGACCTGTGCAGCA ATCTCGCAGCCCTGAACCTCAACAGTGGTTCCAGTGGGGCCTCGGATCAGGACACGCTGGCCCCGCTGCCCCATCCAGCTGCCCCCTGGCCCCTGGGTCAGGGCTACCCCTACCAGTACCCGGGCCCCCCGCCCTGCTTCCCACCTGCATACCAGGACCCTGGCTTCAGCTATGGCAGCGGCAGTGCTGGGAGTCAGCAGAGTGAAG GAAGCAAAAGCAGTGGGTCCACCCGGAGCGCCGGCGGCAGCAGCCGGCGGGCACTGGGCCGCGAGAAGGAGCGCCGGGCGGCTGGAGCCGGAGGCAGTGGCAGCGAGTCGGACCATGCAGCACCGAGTGGGGTCGCTGGCAGCGGCTGGAGGGAGCGTCCGGCTAGTCAGCTCAGCCGGGGCAGCAGCCCACACAGTCAGGCCTCGGCTGCCGCCCCGGGCCTCCCCCCACTGTACCCCCTGACAAAGGCATACTCGGCGGTGGGGGGGCCGCCTGGGGGGCCACCTGTCCGGGAGCTGGCTGCTGTTCCCCCAGAGCTGACGGGCAGCCGCCAGTCCTTCCAGAAGGCCATGGGAAACCCCTGTGAATTTTTTGTTGACATCATGTGA
- the DVL1 gene encoding segment polarity protein dishevelled homolog DVL-1 isoform X3 produces MAETKIIYHMDEEETPYLVKLPVAPERVTLADFKNVLSNRPVHAYKFFFKSMDQDFGVVKEEISDDNAKLPCFNGRVVSWLVLAEGAHSDAGSQSTDGHTDLPPPLERTGGIGDSRPPSFHPNVASSRDCMDNDTGTESMVSHRRERARRRNREEAARTNGHPRGDRRRELGLPADSASTVLSSELESSSFIDSDEDDNTSRLSSSTEQSTSSRLIRKHKRRRRKQRLRQTDRASSFSSITDSTMSLNIITVTLNMERHHFLGISIVGQSNDRGDGGIYIGSIMKGGAVAADGRIEPGDMLLQVNDINFESMSNDDAVRVLREIVSQTGPISLTVAKCWDPTPRSYFTIPRADPVRPIDPAAWLSHTAALTGALPRYGTSPCSSAVTRTSSSSLTSSVPGAPQLEEAPLTVKSDMGAVVRVMKLPDSGLEIRDRMWLKITIANAVIGADVVDWLYTHVEGFKERREARKYASSMLKRGFLRHTVNKITFSEQCYYVFGDLCSNLAALNLNSGSSGASDQDTLAPLPHPAAPWPLGQGYPYQYPGPPPCFPPAYQDPGFSYGSGSAGSQQSEALD; encoded by the exons atGGCGGAGACCAAGATCATCTATCACATGGATGAGGAGGAGACGCCGTACCTGGTCAAGCTGCCCGTGGCGCCCGAGCGCGTCACTCTGGCCGACTTCAAGAATGTGCTCAGCAACCGGCCCGTGCACGCTTACAAATTCTTCTTCAAGTCCATGGACCAGGACTTCGG GGTGGTAAAGGAGGAGATCTCTGATGATAACGCCAAGCTGCCCTGCTTCAACGGCCGCGTGGTCTCTTGG CTGGTCCTGGCTGAGGGCGCGCACTCAGACGCAGGGTCTCAGAGCACTGATGGCCATACAGACCTGCCCCCGCCTCTTGAGAGGACGGGCGGCATTGGGGATTCCCGGCCCCCTTCTTTCCA CCCCAATGTAGCGAGCAGCCGTGATTGCATGGACAACGACACTGGCACGGAGTCCATGGTCAGCCACCGGCGGGAGAGAGCCCGACGCCGGAACCGTGAAGAGG CTGCCCGGACCAATGGGCACCCGAGGGGGGACCGGCGGCGAGAGCTGGGGCTGCCCGCCGACAGCGCGTCCACCGTGCTGAGCAGTGAGCTTGAGTCCAGTAGTTTCATCGACTCAGACGAGGATGACAACACAAGCCG ACTGAGCAGCTCCACGGAGCAGAGCACCTCCTCCCGGCTCATCCGGAAGCACAAGCGCCGGCGGCGGAAGCAGCGCCTGCGGCAGACGGACCGT GCCTCTTCCTTTAGCAGCATCACGGACTCTACTATGTCCCTGAACATCATCACCGTCACGCTCAACATGG AGAGGCACCACTTCCTAGGCATCAGTATCGTGGGGCAGAGCAACGACCGGGGAGACGGCGGCATCTATATCGGCTCCATCATGAAGGGCGGGGCCGTGGCTGCCGACGGCCGCATTGAGCCCGGGGACATGCTGTTGCAG gtgAATGACATCAATTTCGAGAGCATGAGCAACGATGACGCTGTGCGGGTGCTGCGGGAGATCGTGTCCCAGACGGG gcCCATCAGCCTCACGGTGGCCAAGTGCTGGGACCCAACCCCCCGGAGCTACTTCACCATCCCGAGGG CTGACCCGGTTCGGCCCATCGACCCTGCCGCCTGGCTGTCCCACACGGCGGCGCTGACCGGAGCCCTGCCCCGCTATGGTACGAGCCCCTGCTCCAGCGCCGTCACGCGTACCAGCTCCTCCTCACTAACCAGCTCTGTGCCCGGTGCTCCGC aGCTGGAGGAGGCGCCGCTGACGGTGAAGAGTGACATGGGTGCTGTGGTGCGTGTCATGAAGCTGCCAGACTCGGGCCTGGAGATCCGAGACCGCATGTGGCTCAAGATCACCATCGCCAATGCCGTCATCG GGGCGGACGTGGTGGACTGGCTGTACACGCACGTGGAGGGCTTCAAGGAACGGCGCGAGGCCCGCAAGTACGCCAGCAGCATGCTGAAGCGTGGCTTCCTGCGGCACACGGTGAACAAGATCACCTTCTCGGAGCAGTGCTACTACGTCTTCGGGGACCTGTGCAGCA ATCTCGCAGCCCTGAACCTCAACAGTGGTTCCAGTGGGGCCTCGGATCAGGACACGCTGGCCCCGCTGCCCCATCCAGCTGCCCCCTGGCCCCTGGGTCAGGGCTACCCCTACCAGTACCCGGGCCCCCCGCCCTGCTTCCCACCTGCATACCAGGACCCTGGCTTCAGCTATGGCAGCGGCAGTGCTGGGAGTCAGCAGAGTGAAG CCTTAGACTGA
- the MXRA8 gene encoding matrix remodeling-associated protein 8 isoform X2 → MELRSQVLLWELLLLQSSAVLLSSVPSGPAPAASSVVSESTVSWAAGALAVLRCQSPRMVWTQDRLHDRQRVVHWDLSGGPGGGPARRLVDMYSAGEQRVYEPRDRGRLLLPLSAFHDGNFSLLIRAVEEADEGLYTCNLHHHYCHLYETLAIRLQVTDNPRAAGAHWDGEKEVLVVERGAPALLTCVNRAHVWTDRHLEEAQQVVHWDRQPPGVPHDRADRLLDLYASGERRAYAPPFLRDRVAVGADAFARGDFSLRIEPLEPADEGTYSCHLHHHYCGLHERRIFHLTVTEPVAEPPPRDSPGNGSSHSGAPGPDPTLVRGRSVINVIVPEGRAHFFQQLGYVLATLLLFILLFIAVILATRQRRRGGYEYSDKKSGKPKGKDVNMAEFAVATGDQALYRSEDIQLEFRKEYCK, encoded by the exons ATGGAGCTGCGGTCTCAAGTCCTGCTCTGGGAACTGTTGCTTCTGCAGA GCTCTGCTGTGCTTCTGTCCTCAG tgCCCTCAGGGCCCGCGCCAGCCGCCAGCTCCGTGGTGTCCGAGTCCACCGTGAGCTGGGCGGCCGGCGCCCTGGCGGTGCTGCGCTGCCAGAGCCCGAGAATGGTGTGGACCCAGGACCGGCTGCACGACCGCCAGCGCGTGGTCCACTGGGACCTCAGCGGCGGCCCGGGCGGCGGCCCCGCCCGCCGGCTCGTAGACATGTACTCCGCGGGCGAGCAGCGCGTGTACGAGCCGCGCGACCGCGGCCGCCTCCTGCTGCCGCTCTCCGCCTTCCACGACGGCAATTTCTCGCTGCTCATCCGCG CGGTGGAGGAGGCCGACGAGGGGCTGTACACCTGCAACCTGCACCACCATTACTGCCACCTGTACGAGACCCTGGCCATACGCCTCCAGGTCACGGACAACC CCCGGGCGGCCGGCGCGCACTGGGACGGCGAGAAGGAGGTGCTGGTGGTGGAGCGCGGCGCGCCCGCGCTGCTGACCTGCGTGAACCGGGCGCACGTGTGGACCGACCGGCACCTGGAGGAGGCGCAGCAGGTGGTGCACTGGGACCGGCAGCCGCCCGGGGTGCCGCACGACCGCGCCGACCGCCTGCTGGACCTGTACGCCTCGGGTGAGCGCCGCGCCTACGCGCCGCCCTTCCTGCGCGACCGCGTGGCGGTGGGGGCGGACGCCTTCGCGCGCGGCGACTTCTCGCTGCGCATCGAGCCGCTGGAGCCCGCCGACGAGGGCACCTACTCCTGCCACCTGCACCACCACTACTGCGGCCTGCACGAGCGCCGCATCTTCCACCTGACGGTCACCGAGCCGGTCGCTGAGCCGCCCCCGCGGGACTCGCCGGGCAACGGTTCCAGCCACAGCGGTGCCCCTGGCCCAG ATCCCACGCTGGTGCGCGGCCGCAGCGTCATCAACGTCATCGTCCCCGAGGGCCGGGCCCACTTCTTCCAGCAGCTGGGCTACGTGCTGGCCACGCTGCTCCTCTTCATTCTGCTGTTCATCGCCGTCATCCTGGCCACCCGCCAGCGCCGCCGCGGAG GCTACGAATACTCGGACAAGAAGTCAGGGAAGCCAAAGGG GAAGGATGTGAACATGGCAGAGTTTGCTGTGGCCACAGGAGACCAGGCTCTTTACAGGAGTGAGGATATCCAACTAG AGTTCAGGAAGGAGTACTGCAAATAA
- the MXRA8 gene encoding matrix remodeling-associated protein 8 isoform X1 codes for MELRSQVLLWELLLLQSSAVLLSSVPSGPAPAASSVVSESTVSWAAGALAVLRCQSPRMVWTQDRLHDRQRVVHWDLSGGPGGGPARRLVDMYSAGEQRVYEPRDRGRLLLPLSAFHDGNFSLLIRAVEEADEGLYTCNLHHHYCHLYETLAIRLQVTDNPRAAGAHWDGEKEVLVVERGAPALLTCVNRAHVWTDRHLEEAQQVVHWDRQPPGVPHDRADRLLDLYASGERRAYAPPFLRDRVAVGADAFARGDFSLRIEPLEPADEGTYSCHLHHHYCGLHERRIFHLTVTEPVAEPPPRDSPGNGSSHSGAPGPDPTLVRGRSVINVIVPEGRAHFFQQLGYVLATLLLFILLFIAVILATRQRRRGGYEYSDKKSGKPKGKDVNMAEFAVATGDQALYRSEDIQLDYKNNILKERAELAHSPLPAKYIDLDKEFRKEYCK; via the exons ATGGAGCTGCGGTCTCAAGTCCTGCTCTGGGAACTGTTGCTTCTGCAGA GCTCTGCTGTGCTTCTGTCCTCAG tgCCCTCAGGGCCCGCGCCAGCCGCCAGCTCCGTGGTGTCCGAGTCCACCGTGAGCTGGGCGGCCGGCGCCCTGGCGGTGCTGCGCTGCCAGAGCCCGAGAATGGTGTGGACCCAGGACCGGCTGCACGACCGCCAGCGCGTGGTCCACTGGGACCTCAGCGGCGGCCCGGGCGGCGGCCCCGCCCGCCGGCTCGTAGACATGTACTCCGCGGGCGAGCAGCGCGTGTACGAGCCGCGCGACCGCGGCCGCCTCCTGCTGCCGCTCTCCGCCTTCCACGACGGCAATTTCTCGCTGCTCATCCGCG CGGTGGAGGAGGCCGACGAGGGGCTGTACACCTGCAACCTGCACCACCATTACTGCCACCTGTACGAGACCCTGGCCATACGCCTCCAGGTCACGGACAACC CCCGGGCGGCCGGCGCGCACTGGGACGGCGAGAAGGAGGTGCTGGTGGTGGAGCGCGGCGCGCCCGCGCTGCTGACCTGCGTGAACCGGGCGCACGTGTGGACCGACCGGCACCTGGAGGAGGCGCAGCAGGTGGTGCACTGGGACCGGCAGCCGCCCGGGGTGCCGCACGACCGCGCCGACCGCCTGCTGGACCTGTACGCCTCGGGTGAGCGCCGCGCCTACGCGCCGCCCTTCCTGCGCGACCGCGTGGCGGTGGGGGCGGACGCCTTCGCGCGCGGCGACTTCTCGCTGCGCATCGAGCCGCTGGAGCCCGCCGACGAGGGCACCTACTCCTGCCACCTGCACCACCACTACTGCGGCCTGCACGAGCGCCGCATCTTCCACCTGACGGTCACCGAGCCGGTCGCTGAGCCGCCCCCGCGGGACTCGCCGGGCAACGGTTCCAGCCACAGCGGTGCCCCTGGCCCAG ATCCCACGCTGGTGCGCGGCCGCAGCGTCATCAACGTCATCGTCCCCGAGGGCCGGGCCCACTTCTTCCAGCAGCTGGGCTACGTGCTGGCCACGCTGCTCCTCTTCATTCTGCTGTTCATCGCCGTCATCCTGGCCACCCGCCAGCGCCGCCGCGGAG GCTACGAATACTCGGACAAGAAGTCAGGGAAGCCAAAGGG GAAGGATGTGAACATGGCAGAGTTTGCTGTGGCCACAGGAGACCAGGCTCTTTACAGGAGTGAGGATATCCAACTAG ATTACAAAAACAACATCCTGAAGGAGAGGGCTGAGCTGGCCCACAGCCCACTGCCCGCCAAGTACATTGACTTGGACAAAG AGTTCAGGAAGGAGTACTGCAAATAA
- the LOC113599605 gene encoding pre-mRNA 3' end processing protein WDR33-like has protein sequence MVATVTITAARPPERQSLIPKLVWGGGGGSCTFISHVVGAPAEGHATRALEGSQTAGSPAPHPVLRVGAPSAFPKGRGPKHERLDRPHPTSKFLLQRWAERPGPGGMCRVSRPAQEAGSGGLGAGGGSGTDPVSRTTPRPPESPAYSFSGHWEKCRPEELPGRVGCRRDPSERRPPPQPLAPNPCEGKFWWRSNINPHTLLGPGGPYPGELLPRGPPDQPLPGRVGVSHPSALKLRPEALPRMETPEDPPVLPLRTLAHPALTLQKQQFPEQDLRPQLHGARLARLPGFVSLLLQLSRKTARPPPPP, from the coding sequence ATGGTGGCCACTGTCACCATCACTGCAGCAAGGCCCCCAGAGCGCCAAAGCCTGATACCCAAGCTggtttggggcgggggagggggctcctgCACGTTCATATCCCACGTGGTAGGTGCACCTGCCGAGGGCCATGCCACACGAGCCCTTGAGGGTTCTCAGACAGCTGGGAGCCCTGCCCCGCACCCAGTTCTCAGGGTCGGAGCCCCCTCAGCCTTTCCGAAGGGCAGAGGTCCAAAGCACGAGCGGCTGGACCGTCCGCACCCCACCAGCAAGTTCCTGCTCCAGAGATGGGCTGAGCGCCCGGGACCAGGAGGAATGTGCCGGGTCAGCAGGCCAGCCCAGGAGGCGGGCTCAGGGGGCCTGGGAGCCGGGGGGGGGTCTGGAACAGACCCTGTGAGCCGCACCACTCCCAGGCCCCCCGAGTCCCCAGCGTACTCCTTTTCTGGCCACTGGGAGAAGTGCAGACCTGAGGAGCTTCCTGGAAGAGTGGGGTGCAGGAGGGACCCCAGCGAGAGGCGCCCACCACCTCAGCCTCTGGCTCCTAATCCGTGTGAGGGAAAGTTCTGGTGGAGATCCAACATAAATCCTCACACCCTCCTGGGTCCTGGGGGCCCTTATCCTGGCGAGCTACTCCCTCGAGGCCCCCCAGACCAGCCCCTTCCCGGCAGGGTGGGAGTGTCCCACCCCTCTGCACTCAAGCTCAGACCGGAGGCTTTGCCCAGAATGGAAACTCCCGAAGACCCGCCTGTGCTCCCACTCCGGACCCTCGCCCACCCCGCACTCACTCTGCAGAAGCAACAGTTCCCAGAGCAGGACTTGAGACCGCAGCTCCATGGCGCCCGCCTGGCCCGCCTGCCTGGCTTTGTCTCACTTCTGCTCCAACTCTCCAGAAAAAcagcccggccccctccccctccttag
- the AURKAIP1 gene encoding aurora kinase A-interacting protein, translated as MFLVRLTSQLLRAVPRAGCGRPWPVSGVLGRCACRPCYSTQPTGPSGVASIPGRGLQLELEEMLVPRKMSVSPLESWLTAHYLLPRLAAGGPATVAPARLYECPPSQVGERAEQGDVGAWDAPRMQCKNVLKIRRRKMNHHKYRKLVKRTRFLRRKVREGRLKRKQIKFERDLRRIWLKAGLKEAPAGWQTPKIYLKSK; from the exons ATGTTCCTGGTGCGCCTGACTTCTCAGCTGCTTAGGGCTGTTCCTCGGGCAG GTTGCGGTCGGCCCTGGCCCGTCTCAGGGGTGCTAGGCAGGTGTGCCTGTCGGCCCTGCTACAGCACACAGCCAACAGGCCCAAGCGGAGTTGCCTCCATCCCTGGCAGGGGGCTCCAGCTGGAGCTTGAGGAGATGCTGGTCCCCAGAAAGATGTCCGTCAGTCCCCTGGAGAGCTGGCTGACCGCCCACTACCTCCTACCCAGACTAGCTGCTGGAGGCCCAGCGACCGTGGCTCCAGCCCGACTCTATGAGTGTCCGCCTAGCCAAGTGGGGGAACGGGCTGAGCAGGGGGATGTGGGGGCCTGGGACGCACCCCGGATGCAGTGCAAAAATGTGCTGAAGATCCGCCGGCGGAAGATGAATCACCACAAGTACCGCAAACTGGTCAAAAGGACCCGGTTCCTGCGGCGGAAGGTCCGGGAAGGGCGCCTGAAACGGAAGCAG ATCAAGTTCGAGAGAGACCTGAGGCGCATCTGGCTGAAGGCAGGCTTGAAGGAAGCCCCTGCAGGCTGGCAGACCCCCAAGATCTACCTGAAGAGCAAATGA